In Pseudodesulfovibrio hydrargyri, a single window of DNA contains:
- the thrC gene encoding threonine synthase — protein sequence MNETSRPDHVTGMRCTLCGKTYLPGEVDYVCPDHGNEGILDIEYDYDAIRRRISPQSLALDRTCSQWRYRPLLPVLPDTPAPAAAVGWTPLYETDRLATSLGLHALYVKDDSRQPTGSLKDRASALAVMKAREVGAGMITTASTGNAAAALAGMCAASDMACTIFVPRSAPRAKVAQLLAYGARVFLVDGSYDDAFELCLKAAGKYGWYNRNTGFNPYMAEGKKTAAFEICEQLDWQCPDAVFVGVGDGCIISGLHKGFMDLFRLGWIDRIPRLMGVQAEGSDFLYRCWKEGADPVTFPAIKAHTVADSISAGLPRDRRKAVAAVNGTGGAFLRVSDEAILAAIPELARLTGVFAEPAGASPLAGLHAALDQDLVARDETCVLLATGSGLKDVDATIRACDAEPPVIAPTLDALGDALNSAKRNQES from the coding sequence ATGAACGAGACATCCCGGCCCGATCACGTCACAGGCATGCGCTGCACCCTCTGCGGCAAGACCTACCTCCCCGGCGAGGTGGACTACGTCTGCCCGGACCACGGCAACGAAGGCATCCTGGACATCGAATACGACTACGACGCCATCCGGCGACGAATTTCCCCACAGAGCCTGGCCCTGGACAGGACGTGCAGCCAGTGGCGCTACCGCCCGCTCCTGCCTGTCCTGCCCGACACCCCGGCCCCGGCCGCGGCCGTGGGCTGGACCCCGCTTTACGAAACAGACCGCCTGGCGACATCGCTGGGCCTTCACGCTTTGTACGTCAAGGACGATTCCCGCCAGCCCACCGGTTCCCTCAAGGACCGGGCCAGCGCCCTGGCCGTGATGAAGGCGCGCGAGGTCGGCGCGGGCATGATCACCACCGCCTCCACCGGCAACGCGGCCGCCGCCCTGGCGGGCATGTGCGCGGCAAGCGACATGGCCTGCACCATCTTCGTGCCCCGCTCGGCCCCGAGGGCCAAGGTGGCCCAGCTGCTGGCCTACGGAGCCAGGGTATTCCTGGTGGACGGCAGTTACGACGACGCCTTCGAACTGTGCCTCAAGGCCGCCGGGAAATACGGCTGGTACAACCGCAACACCGGCTTCAACCCGTACATGGCCGAGGGCAAGAAGACCGCCGCCTTCGAGATATGCGAACAGCTCGACTGGCAATGCCCGGACGCCGTGTTCGTGGGCGTGGGCGACGGCTGCATCATCTCCGGCCTGCACAAGGGGTTCATGGACCTCTTCCGCCTGGGCTGGATCGACCGCATTCCCCGGCTCATGGGCGTGCAGGCGGAGGGCAGCGACTTCCTGTACCGCTGCTGGAAGGAAGGCGCCGATCCGGTGACCTTCCCGGCCATCAAGGCCCATACCGTGGCCGACTCCATTTCCGCGGGGCTGCCCCGCGACCGCCGCAAGGCCGTGGCCGCGGTCAACGGCACGGGCGGGGCCTTCCTGCGCGTGTCCGACGAGGCCATCCTGGCGGCCATCCCGGAACTGGCTCGCTTGACCGGCGTGTTCGCCGAACCCGCCGGGGCCTCGCCCCTGGCCGGGCTGCACGCCGCCCTGGACCAGGACCTGGTGGCCCGCGACGAGACCTGCGTGCTCCTCGCCACCGGCTCCGGGCTCAAGGACGTGGACGCGACCATCCGGGCATGCGACGCCGAGCCCCCGGTCATCGCCCCGACGCTCGACGCACTCGGGGACGCTCTTAACAGCGCCAAACGCAATCAAGAATCATAA
- a CDS encoding pyridoxal-phosphate dependent enzyme, which translates to MLDLTINPQGLESAVACAREKNIIIPTLEQMCHPEKIPAAVKEKLGSVGLWDLNPINLFRISWKNEPAASGGAYAGVNHIELPSSLTGVPARIVLLVGKWFPTGAHKVGAAFGCLAPRLVTGQFDPRKQKAVWPSTGNYCRGGAYDSNLLGCESIAILPEGMSQERFDWLSKVAGETIKTPGSESNVKEIFDKCWELRNSGDDIMIFNQFDDMGNYLWHYTVTGRAMAELIESLSDDAQKHFRGVVLSTGSGGTLAGGDYLKQRFAGVKVAACEALQCPTLLNNGFGAHRIEGIGDKHVPWVHNVRNTDMVIAVDDEVPMNLIRLFNEPAGIEALKENGVPAEIAENLNLLGISSVANMVSAIKFAKYYELGKDDVVLTVATDSMEMYQSRLAELTGEKGEYDAKDAAYSRGMLAATTIDNMEELGYYDRKRIHNLKYYTWIEQQGMAFEDIQAQWYDENYWTSVQKLAPEVDRLINEFNARTGLLED; encoded by the coding sequence ATGCTTGACCTGACCATCAACCCGCAGGGCCTCGAAAGCGCCGTGGCCTGCGCGCGCGAGAAGAATATCATCATCCCCACCCTGGAGCAGATGTGCCACCCGGAGAAGATCCCGGCCGCCGTCAAGGAGAAGCTCGGCTCCGTGGGCCTGTGGGACCTCAACCCGATCAACCTCTTCCGCATCTCCTGGAAGAACGAGCCCGCCGCGAGCGGCGGCGCCTACGCCGGGGTCAACCACATCGAACTGCCCTCGTCCCTGACCGGCGTTCCGGCGCGCATCGTCCTGCTGGTCGGCAAGTGGTTCCCCACCGGGGCCCACAAGGTCGGCGCGGCCTTCGGCTGCCTGGCCCCGCGCCTGGTTACCGGCCAGTTCGATCCGCGCAAGCAGAAGGCGGTCTGGCCGTCCACCGGCAACTACTGCCGGGGCGGTGCCTACGACTCCAACCTGCTCGGCTGCGAGTCCATCGCCATCCTGCCCGAGGGCATGAGCCAGGAGCGCTTCGACTGGCTGTCCAAGGTCGCGGGCGAGACCATCAAGACCCCGGGTTCCGAGTCCAACGTCAAGGAGATCTTCGACAAGTGCTGGGAGCTGCGCAACAGCGGCGACGACATCATGATCTTCAACCAGTTCGACGACATGGGCAACTACCTGTGGCACTACACCGTGACCGGCAGGGCCATGGCCGAACTGATCGAGTCCCTGTCCGACGACGCCCAGAAGCACTTCAGGGGCGTGGTCCTGTCCACCGGTTCCGGCGGCACTTTAGCCGGCGGCGACTACCTCAAGCAGCGGTTCGCGGGCGTCAAGGTGGCCGCCTGCGAGGCCCTGCAGTGCCCCACCCTGCTGAACAACGGGTTCGGCGCGCACCGCATCGAGGGCATCGGCGACAAGCACGTGCCCTGGGTCCACAACGTGCGCAACACCGACATGGTCATCGCCGTGGACGATGAGGTGCCCATGAATCTCATCCGGTTGTTCAACGAGCCCGCGGGCATCGAGGCCCTCAAGGAGAACGGCGTGCCCGCCGAGATCGCCGAGAACCTCAACCTGCTCGGCATCTCCTCGGTGGCCAACATGGTTTCGGCCATCAAGTTCGCCAAATACTACGAGTTGGGCAAGGATGACGTGGTCCTGACCGTGGCCACGGACTCCATGGAGATGTACCAGAGCCGCCTGGCCGAACTGACCGGGGAAAAGGGCGAATACGACGCCAAGGACGCCGCCTACTCCCGGGGCATGCTGGCCGCCACGACCATCGACAACATGGAGGAGCTCGGCTACTACGACCGCAAGCGCATCCACAACCTCAAGTACTACACCTGGATCGAACAGCAGGGCATGGCCTTCGAGGACATCCAGGCCCAGTGGTACGACGAGAACTACTGGACGAGCGTCCAGAAGCTGGCCCCCGAGGTGGACAGGCTGATCAACGAATTCAACGCCCGCACCGGCCTGCTCGAGGACTAG
- a CDS encoding YgeY family selenium metabolism-linked hydrolase gives MPNKEKYCNLSVALCQELVSLPSVSGEENDVAKALAAAMEANGFHKVTVDRYGNVVGRIKGNKPGPCILFDGHMDVVPVPDPSAWTQAPFGGDIVDGKVYGRGTSDMKGALSAMVGAACWFAKETRGKFAGEVCVAGVVHEELFEGIAAREISQAVKPDFVIIGEASELNLKIGQRGRAEIVVETMGVPAHSANPDAGVNAVHLMTDLIREIDKIQAPSQDVLGKGICVLTDIKSTPYPGSSVVPSGCRATYDRRLLVGETPESVLAPINEAIARLSEANPNFKAKAYFAKGKEKCYTGVHIQGERFFPGWLFDQDAPFVAAALAGLRNAGLEPGLSHYSFCTNGSHYAGEAGIRTLGYGPSRENLAHTIDEHIEVDQLHKVTVGYKAIIEALLACE, from the coding sequence ATGCCGAACAAGGAAAAATACTGCAACCTGAGCGTGGCCCTGTGCCAGGAGCTGGTCTCCCTGCCCAGCGTGTCCGGCGAGGAGAACGACGTGGCCAAGGCGTTGGCCGCGGCCATGGAGGCCAACGGCTTCCACAAGGTCACCGTGGACCGCTACGGCAACGTCGTCGGCCGCATCAAGGGCAACAAGCCCGGCCCGTGCATCCTGTTCGACGGGCACATGGACGTGGTTCCGGTGCCCGATCCCTCGGCCTGGACCCAGGCCCCGTTCGGCGGGGACATCGTGGACGGCAAGGTCTACGGCCGGGGCACCTCGGACATGAAGGGCGCCCTGTCCGCCATGGTCGGGGCCGCCTGCTGGTTCGCCAAGGAGACCAGGGGCAAGTTCGCGGGCGAGGTCTGCGTGGCCGGCGTGGTCCACGAGGAGCTCTTCGAGGGCATCGCCGCGCGAGAGATATCCCAGGCGGTCAAGCCGGACTTCGTCATCATCGGCGAGGCGTCCGAGCTGAACCTCAAGATCGGCCAGCGCGGCCGCGCCGAAATCGTGGTCGAGACCATGGGCGTGCCCGCCCACTCGGCCAACCCGGACGCGGGCGTCAACGCCGTGCACCTGATGACCGACCTGATCCGCGAGATCGACAAGATCCAGGCCCCCTCCCAGGACGTCCTGGGCAAGGGCATCTGCGTGCTCACGGACATCAAGTCCACGCCCTACCCCGGCTCATCCGTGGTTCCCAGCGGCTGCCGGGCCACCTACGACCGCCGCCTGCTGGTGGGCGAGACCCCGGAATCGGTCCTGGCCCCCATCAACGAGGCCATCGCCCGGTTGTCCGAGGCCAACCCGAACTTCAAGGCCAAGGCGTACTTCGCCAAGGGCAAGGAGAAATGCTACACCGGCGTGCACATCCAGGGCGAACGGTTCTTCCCGGGCTGGCTGTTCGACCAGGACGCCCCGTTCGTGGCCGCCGCCCTGGCCGGGCTGCGCAACGCCGGGCTCGAACCCGGCCTGTCCCACTACTCCTTCTGCACCAACGGCTCCCACTACGCGGGCGAAGCGGGTATCCGCACCTTGGGCTACGGCCCGTCCCGCGAGAACCTGGCCCACACCATCGACGAACACATCGAGGTGGACCAGCTGCACAAGGTCACCGTCGGCTACAAGGCCATCATCGAGGCCCTGCTGGCCTGCGAATAA
- a CDS encoding N-acyl-D-amino-acid deacylase family protein gives MSIRIENARIIDGTGSPATPGSVRVENGVITHVGPNAPEADQTIDAEGRVVCPGFIDTHSHSDLVVMEDPFIWPKIRQGVTTEILGQDGISMAPLPRRHIPAWRKNLSGLEGESEALDWTWETTDGYLARLEQSGAGTNLCYLAPHGNVRMEAMGLDDRKAGPGDLKLLQAVLRRELEAGAFGLSTGLIYPPCTYADKAEMEALCSVAAEFGRPLVIHQRSEADTILESMDEVLDIARTTGVHVHFSHFKICGKYNADKFERVLALLDRAADEGLKVTIDQYPYVAGSTMLGAILPPWAHAGGTDKLLERLADEKSRARMLRDIREGIPGWDNFVAFAGVDGIFVTSTRTKANGDAVGKTLVELGVMRGKPPLEAALDLLLQEENAVGMVDFYGLEEHVKAFMVRSEMNVCTDGLLGGTPHPRTYGAFPRVLGKYVREEKVMPLETAIRKMTGKPAETFKIDRRGLLKPGYHADIVLLDPDTVRDNGTYTEPRQHPTGIDLVMVNGTILHGPAAEDTPTPSGHVLRLSR, from the coding sequence ATGAGCATCCGCATCGAAAACGCCCGCATCATCGATGGCACCGGCAGCCCGGCCACGCCCGGCTCCGTGCGCGTCGAAAACGGCGTCATCACCCACGTGGGCCCGAATGCGCCCGAGGCGGACCAGACCATCGACGCCGAGGGGCGCGTGGTCTGCCCCGGGTTCATCGACACCCACTCCCACTCGGACCTGGTGGTCATGGAGGACCCGTTCATTTGGCCCAAGATCCGCCAGGGCGTGACCACGGAAATCCTGGGCCAGGACGGCATCTCCATGGCCCCCCTGCCCCGGCGCCACATCCCGGCCTGGCGCAAGAACCTGAGCGGCCTGGAGGGCGAGTCCGAGGCCCTGGACTGGACCTGGGAGACCACCGACGGCTACCTCGCGCGCCTGGAACAGTCCGGCGCGGGCACCAATCTCTGCTACCTGGCCCCGCACGGCAACGTGCGCATGGAGGCCATGGGGTTGGACGACCGCAAGGCCGGTCCCGGCGACCTCAAACTACTCCAGGCGGTGCTGCGCCGCGAACTGGAGGCCGGGGCCTTCGGCCTGTCCACCGGGCTGATCTACCCGCCCTGCACCTACGCGGACAAGGCCGAGATGGAGGCGCTCTGCTCGGTGGCCGCCGAGTTCGGACGCCCGCTGGTCATCCACCAGCGCAGCGAGGCCGACACCATCCTCGAATCCATGGACGAGGTGCTCGACATCGCCCGCACCACCGGCGTGCACGTCCACTTCTCCCACTTCAAGATCTGCGGCAAGTACAACGCCGACAAGTTCGAGCGCGTCCTCGCCCTGCTCGACCGGGCCGCCGACGAAGGCCTCAAGGTGACCATCGACCAGTACCCCTATGTGGCGGGCTCGACCATGCTCGGGGCCATCCTGCCCCCCTGGGCCCACGCGGGCGGCACGGACAAGCTCCTGGAGCGCCTCGCCGACGAGAAATCCCGGGCACGCATGCTCCGCGACATCCGCGAAGGCATCCCCGGCTGGGACAACTTCGTGGCCTTTGCGGGCGTGGACGGCATCTTCGTCACCAGCACGCGCACCAAGGCCAACGGGGACGCCGTGGGCAAGACCCTGGTGGAACTCGGTGTGATGCGCGGCAAGCCGCCGCTCGAAGCCGCCCTCGACCTCCTGCTCCAGGAGGAAAACGCGGTCGGCATGGTCGACTTCTACGGCCTGGAGGAGCACGTCAAGGCGTTCATGGTCCGCTCGGAAATGAACGTCTGCACCGACGGCCTGCTCGGCGGCACGCCCCACCCCCGCACCTACGGGGCCTTCCCCCGGGTGCTCGGCAAATACGTGCGCGAGGAAAAGGTCATGCCGCTCGAGACCGCCATCCGCAAGATGACCGGCAAACCGGCGGAAACCTTCAAAATCGACAGGCGCGGCCTGCTCAAGCCCGGCTACCACGCCGACATCGTCCTGCTCGATCCGGACACCGTGCGCGACAACGGCACCTACACCGAACCGCGCCAACACCCCACCGGCATCGACCTGGTCATGGTCAACGGCACCATCCTCCACGGCCCCGCCGCAGAGGACACCCCCACCCCCTCCGGGCACGTGCTCAGGCTAAGCAGATAA
- a CDS encoding cation:proton antiporter domain-containing protein, translated as MGLATDIILIIVFAFFCGLAAQRVGQPIILGYILSGVLLGPYTGGLTVSGAHEIELLAEIGIALLLFALGLEFSFKDLKPVKWVALIGTPVQMLLTMALGFAIGHFMGFDWKSSLWLGALASFSSTMVILKTLMNQGWLGTLSSKVMIGMLIVQDLAVVPMMIVLPELNDPVVGLPKLGFALVKAALFLASMILLGTRLLPWLMARIAQLGSRELFLLAIAAIGLGVGYVTYLAGLSFAFGAFVAGMVLSESDFGHQALSDIIPLRDIFGLLFFSSVGMLFNPMYLVEHLGRVLWLLTVLCVGKGLIFAVVAKIFRYRNVVPLAVGLGLFQIGEFAFVLARLGLSTGSIPREIYSMIMTVTIISMVLTPIISGQTARLYALRKRWFSHEELESSNMPQGLSGHVIILGAGRVGLEIAQILRRFDLTHVVVELDHRRFEQAKKAGIPAVYGDASQEIVLEAAGLARAAQLIVTVPDLVTIRTIIQHVRHDNPDLDIIARSTTRDHLHDMKELGADEAVLPELEASLEMSRQSLLRLGKSPVEILRHTDRIRQEFYSVLSDSSNEYRELIQFRGAEQQFDLQWIKVPASSPLAGKTIGESNVRKATGASIVGVVRDGQLKTNPDATYTLEPGDLVAFIGNDQDRSRFCTFSRTESGATIDCVA; from the coding sequence ATGGGCCTTGCCACGGATATCATCCTGATCATCGTTTTCGCCTTCTTTTGCGGGCTGGCGGCCCAGCGGGTGGGCCAGCCGATCATCCTCGGCTACATCCTGTCCGGGGTGCTGCTCGGGCCGTACACCGGCGGGCTGACCGTGTCCGGGGCGCACGAGATCGAACTGCTGGCCGAAATCGGCATCGCCCTGCTCCTGTTCGCCCTGGGGCTGGAATTCTCCTTCAAGGACCTCAAGCCGGTGAAGTGGGTGGCCCTCATCGGCACGCCCGTGCAAATGCTCCTGACCATGGCGCTCGGCTTCGCCATCGGCCACTTCATGGGATTCGACTGGAAGTCCTCCCTGTGGCTGGGGGCGCTGGCCTCCTTCTCCAGCACCATGGTCATCCTCAAGACCCTGATGAACCAGGGCTGGCTCGGCACCCTGTCGTCCAAGGTCATGATCGGCATGCTCATCGTCCAGGACCTGGCCGTGGTGCCCATGATGATCGTCCTGCCCGAGCTGAACGACCCGGTGGTCGGCCTGCCCAAGCTCGGCTTCGCCCTGGTCAAGGCCGCCCTGTTCCTGGCCTCCATGATCCTGCTCGGCACGCGCCTGCTGCCCTGGCTCATGGCCCGCATCGCCCAACTCGGCTCGCGCGAGCTCTTCCTGCTGGCCATCGCGGCCATCGGCCTGGGTGTGGGTTACGTCACCTACCTGGCCGGGCTGTCCTTCGCCTTCGGCGCGTTCGTGGCCGGCATGGTCCTGTCCGAGTCGGACTTCGGCCACCAGGCCCTGTCCGACATCATCCCCCTGCGCGACATTTTCGGGCTGCTGTTCTTCTCCTCGGTGGGCATGCTCTTCAACCCCATGTACCTGGTGGAGCACCTCGGCCGGGTCCTCTGGCTGCTGACCGTGCTTTGCGTGGGCAAGGGGCTCATCTTCGCCGTGGTCGCCAAGATATTCCGCTACCGCAACGTCGTGCCCCTGGCCGTGGGGCTCGGCCTGTTCCAGATCGGCGAGTTCGCCTTTGTCCTGGCCCGGCTCGGCCTGTCCACCGGGTCCATTCCGCGCGAGATCTATTCCATGATCATGACCGTGACCATCATCTCCATGGTCCTGACCCCGATCATCTCCGGCCAGACCGCCCGGCTCTACGCCCTGCGCAAGCGCTGGTTCTCCCATGAGGAGCTGGAATCGTCCAATATGCCTCAGGGGCTGAGCGGCCACGTGATCATCCTCGGCGCGGGCCGGGTGGGCCTGGAAATAGCCCAGATCCTCAGACGGTTCGATCTGACCCACGTGGTCGTGGAACTGGACCACCGGCGCTTCGAGCAGGCCAAGAAGGCGGGCATCCCGGCGGTCTACGGCGACGCCAGCCAGGAGATCGTCCTCGAGGCCGCCGGGCTGGCCCGGGCGGCCCAGCTCATCGTCACCGTGCCCGATCTGGTGACCATCCGGACCATCATTCAGCACGTCCGGCACGACAACCCGGATCTGGACATCATCGCCCGGTCCACCACCCGCGACCACCTGCACGACATGAAGGAGCTGGGCGCGGACGAGGCCGTGCTCCCGGAACTCGAGGCCAGCCTGGAGATGTCCCGCCAGTCCCTGCTGCGCCTGGGCAAGTCGCCCGTGGAAATCCTGCGCCACACCGACCGCATCCGCCAGGAGTTCTATTCCGTGCTGTCCGACTCCTCCAACGAATACCGAGAACTCATCCAGTTCCGGGGCGCGGAACAGCAGTTCGACCTGCAGTGGATCAAGGTCCCGGCCTCCAGCCCCCTGGCCGGAAAAACCATCGGCGAAAGCAACGTCCGCAAGGCCACCGGCGCGTCCATCGTCGGCGTGGTCCGCGACGGCCAACTCAAAACCAACCCGGACGCGACCTACACCCTCGAGCCCGGCGACCTCGTGGCCTTCATCGGCAACGACCAGGACCGCTCCCGGTTCTGCACCTTCTCCCGCACCGAATCCGGCGCCACCATCGACTGCGTGGCGTAA
- the tsaA gene encoding tRNA (N6-threonylcarbamoyladenosine(37)-N6)-methyltransferase TrmO — MQITYRPIGFFHTPHQCTTGMPIQPSGAQGIKGTIKILPEFREGLRDIEGFSHLIILYHLHEIQGQELTVIPFLDKNPHGIFATRSPKRPNPLGLSVMSLCGVSEEGIILNNVDVLDGTPVIDIKPYVPDFDVWPADRVGWFDGKSCNATTKRSDDRFAACSLEDTGS; from the coding sequence ATGCAGATCACCTACCGACCCATAGGCTTTTTTCATACCCCGCACCAATGCACCACGGGCATGCCCATTCAGCCCTCCGGAGCCCAGGGGATCAAAGGGACCATCAAGATCCTGCCCGAGTTCCGCGAGGGCCTCCGGGACATCGAGGGATTCTCGCATCTGATCATCCTCTACCACCTGCACGAGATACAGGGCCAGGAACTGACCGTGATCCCTTTCCTGGACAAGAACCCCCACGGCATCTTCGCCACCCGGTCGCCCAAGCGGCCCAACCCGCTGGGGTTGTCGGTCATGTCCCTGTGCGGGGTCTCGGAAGAGGGCATCATCCTGAACAACGTGGACGTGCTCGACGGCACGCCGGTCATCGATATCAAGCCCTATGTCCCGGACTTCGACGTCTGGCCCGCCGACCGCGTGGGCTGGTTCGATGGCAAGTCCTGCAACGCCACGACCAAGCGCAGCGACGACCGGTTCGCGGCCTGTTCCCTCGAGGACACGGGGAGCTGA
- a CDS encoding alpha/beta fold hydrolase translates to MAAFLLVHGAFQGGWIWDETARRLRGDGHEVHAPTLTGCGYLAGGLRQGVDLHTFIQDVSDYIFLHDLKDVTLVAHSFSGMICAGAAKRVPHLIRRMVFVDAAIPESNTSFADLGGEAFRVMLDNHRSGGWKVRPWPLPAFGVTGEREQWFSARLRDFPEAAFTTPFPGEFEPDGLPAAFIGCTGTVNAMIQGMAARASGLGWPVLSLDSAHSPMTTHPEELAALLSGFGG, encoded by the coding sequence ATGGCCGCGTTCCTGCTCGTGCACGGCGCCTTCCAGGGCGGCTGGATATGGGACGAAACCGCCCGGCGTCTTCGCGGAGACGGGCACGAGGTCCACGCCCCGACACTGACCGGGTGCGGCTATCTGGCCGGTGGCCTGCGCCAGGGAGTGGATCTGCATACCTTCATCCAGGACGTGTCCGACTATATCTTCCTGCACGACCTGAAGGACGTGACCCTGGTGGCCCACAGTTTTTCCGGGATGATCTGCGCGGGCGCGGCCAAACGCGTCCCGCACCTGATACGGCGCATGGTCTTCGTGGACGCCGCCATCCCGGAGTCCAACACGAGTTTCGCGGACCTGGGGGGCGAGGCCTTCCGGGTCATGCTGGACAATCACCGCAGCGGAGGCTGGAAGGTGCGCCCCTGGCCGCTGCCCGCCTTCGGTGTGACCGGCGAACGGGAGCAGTGGTTTTCGGCCCGGCTGAGGGACTTCCCCGAAGCGGCCTTCACCACGCCCTTTCCCGGCGAATTCGAGCCCGACGGGCTTCCGGCGGCCTTCATCGGCTGCACCGGCACCGTCAACGCGATGATACAGGGCATGGCAGCCAGGGCATCCGGCCTGGGGTGGCCCGTCCTCTCCCTCGATTCGGCGCACAGTCCGATGACAACGCATCCCGAAGAACTCGCGGCCCTGCTGTCCGGGTTCGGCGGTTGA
- a CDS encoding alpha/beta fold hydrolase, which yields MAVFVLLHDAFQGGWVWRQTARELRDLGHEVHTPSYAGRTLPLDTDSADSPARAALENLVRYFKTEDITGAAIVCSGWSGLLGPALAAALPSAVRTLVFWDAVVPEPGKSFMEVCPASLAEAIDGNSESAQVAPFVSGPLTWLELCEDSASLLAPFPRRAFTEPYTGPARGRWPKSLFVHSPDEDGPGSPFVREAVEGTGMPWLELNMYEYPLLGRAQELALLLADQAASGPSRSQDGCARNTMPHELRMQYCSHYRKRHEMAVACEGIDA from the coding sequence ATGGCAGTTTTCGTTCTTTTGCACGACGCTTTTCAGGGCGGGTGGGTCTGGCGCCAGACGGCCCGCGAACTGCGCGACCTCGGACACGAGGTCCACACACCGAGCTACGCCGGACGCACGCTGCCCCTTGACACGGATAGCGCGGACAGCCCGGCCCGGGCCGCCCTGGAAAACCTGGTCCGCTACTTTAAGACCGAGGACATCACCGGCGCGGCGATCGTCTGCTCGGGCTGGTCCGGCCTGCTCGGCCCGGCCCTGGCCGCGGCCCTGCCCTCGGCCGTGCGCACCCTGGTCTTCTGGGACGCCGTGGTCCCCGAGCCCGGCAAGAGTTTCATGGAGGTCTGCCCCGCCTCCCTGGCCGAGGCCATCGACGGCAACAGCGAGTCCGCCCAGGTCGCGCCCTTCGTATCCGGCCCGCTGACCTGGCTGGAGCTGTGCGAGGACTCCGCCTCGCTCCTGGCCCCGTTCCCCAGGCGGGCCTTCACCGAGCCGTACACCGGCCCGGCGCGGGGCCGCTGGCCCAAATCCCTGTTCGTGCACTCCCCGGACGAGGACGGGCCCGGCTCGCCGTTTGTCCGCGAGGCGGTCGAAGGGACGGGCATGCCGTGGTTAGAACTGAATATGTACGAGTACCCGCTCCTGGGCCGGGCGCAGGAACTGGCCCTGCTTCTGGCGGACCAGGCCGCGTCCGGCCCCTCGCGCAGCCAGGATGGCTGCGCCCGGAACACCATGCCGCACGAGCTGCGCATGCAGTATTGTTCGCATTACAGGAAACGCCACGAGATGGCCGTGGCCTGTGAAGGAATTGACGCCTGA
- a CDS encoding DUF169 domain-containing protein yields the protein MSYKEMQEVLMRELRLYHYPVAVKFFYDQAELDAFHKAAPEIYAPVKAMTFCQWELGARMKGQIVYSGAEGLGCGNAKYSFGWKDLDDAEIKGHAKYTKDLAQAERFVRSKSRLPEGLLGIAVAPLGAVDGLYEPDTVHFYCDNMQAYHLAVDYMAATDTHPLRPTITMNSSACGGNVSSYVSQEFNMLPACSGSYNAGKTERGEINVIIPGKQFGAVFDRLMDRIEAGSSSITRPGDGFPGADVCKNCPLIIFKKEQ from the coding sequence ATGTCGTACAAGGAAATGCAGGAAGTCCTGATGCGCGAGCTGCGCCTCTACCATTACCCCGTGGCGGTCAAGTTCTTCTACGACCAGGCCGAGCTGGACGCCTTCCACAAGGCGGCCCCGGAGATTTACGCGCCGGTGAAGGCCATGACCTTCTGCCAGTGGGAGCTGGGCGCTCGCATGAAGGGCCAGATCGTCTATTCCGGCGCCGAGGGGCTGGGCTGCGGCAACGCCAAGTACAGCTTCGGCTGGAAGGACCTGGACGACGCCGAGATCAAGGGCCACGCCAAGTACACCAAGGACCTGGCCCAGGCCGAGCGGTTCGTGCGTTCCAAATCGCGCCTGCCCGAGGGGCTGCTCGGCATCGCCGTGGCCCCGCTGGGCGCGGTGGACGGCCTCTATGAGCCGGACACCGTGCACTTCTACTGTGACAACATGCAGGCCTATCACCTGGCCGTGGACTACATGGCGGCCACGGACACCCATCCCCTGCGCCCGACCATCACCATGAACTCCTCGGCTTGCGGCGGCAACGTCAGCTCCTACGTGTCCCAGGAGTTCAACATGCTTCCGGCCTGTTCGGGCAGCTACAACGCGGGCAAGACCGAACGCGGCGAGATCAACGTGATCATCCCGGGCAAGCAGTTCGGGGCGGTCTTCGACCGGCTCATGGATCGGATCGAGGCGGGCAGCAGCTCCATCACCCGGCCCGGCGACGGTTTCCCCGGCGCGGACGTGTGCAAGAACTGCCCGTTGATCATCTTCAAGAAGGAACAATAG